The genomic region CAGGCCTGCTTCGAGCGGCTCGCAGCGGGTGGTCGGCTGGTTGCCAACGCGGTGACGGTGGAGTCCGAAGCGGCTCTGGCCCAGATGTTCTCGTCGCACGGTGGCGAACTGCGCCGCTTCGAGTACCACCGTGGCGAGCCGCTCGGCGGGTTCACCGGGTGGCGGCCCGCGATGCCGGTGACCCAGTGGTCGGTGACCAAGCCATGACGGTCTACTTCATCGGGGCGGGTCCCGGCGCCGCCGATCTGATCACGGTGCGCGGCCAGCGGCTGCTCAGCCGCTGCGGGGTGTGCCTGTACGCGGGCTCCATCATGCCCGAGGACCTGCTCGCGTTGTGCCCGGACAACGCCCGCGTGGTGGACACCGGCCCGTTGACGCTGGACCAGATCATCGACGAGATCGCCGCCGCGCACGCTGCGAATCACGATGTGGCGCGACTGCATTCGGGTGACCCGTCGATCTACAGTGCACTGGCCGAGCAGTGCCGCCGACTCGACGACCTCGGCGTCGACTACGAGATCGTGCCCGGGGTGCCGGCGTTCGCCGCGGCCGCCGCCGTGTTGGGCCGCGAACTCACCGTGCCCGGTGTCGCGCAGACGGTCACGCTGACCCGGGTGGCCACGCTGTCGACCGCGATGCCGCCCGGTGAGGACCTGCAGACGTTGTCGCGATCGGGCGGCACGCTGGTGCTGCATCTGGCCGCGGCCCAGATTGAGGCGATCGTGCCGCAGCTGCTCTCCGGCGGATACCTTCCTGAAACACCCTGCGCCGTCGTTGCTTTCGCGAGCTGGCCGCAGCAGCAGGTGGTTCGCTGCCCGCTGGCGGACCTGGCCGAGCAGACCACCGCGGCCGGTATCACCCGCACGGCGGTCATCGTCGTCGGCGATGTGCTGGCCGCCGAGGGCTTCGCCGACAGCTATCTGTACTCGTCCGGGCGGGTCCGGCGGGACCGGCACTGATGCGCATCCTGTTGCTGGGGGGCACTTCCGAGGCCCGCGCTGTGGCGCAGAGGCTGCATCCGGACGTGGAGGTGGTCAGCTCGCTGGCTGGCCGGGTACCGGATCCGGTGCTTCCCGTGGGCCGGGTACGCATCGGGGGCTTCGGCGGTGTCGAGGGGTTGCGACGCTGGTTGCTCGACAACCCCGTCGCCGCCGTCGTCGATGCCACGCATCCCTACGCCGCCACGATGACCGCCCACGCGGCCACCGCCTGCGCCGACGTGGGTCTGCCGCACCTCGTGCTGGTCCGGCCGCCCTGGCCGTCCGGTGACGCCATCGTCGTCGGCGACGACAGTGGAGCCGCGGAAGTGGTTGCCGGCCAACGGTTCTCCCGGGTGTTCCTGACGACCGGCCGGTCGGGTACCGCGGCGTTCACCGGTGTCGACGCGTGGTTCCTGATCCGCGCCGTCACCCCGCCCGACGCCGCGGACCTGCCCGCCCGTCATCGCGTCGTGCTCTCGCGCGGACCGTACCGCTACGACGACGAGCTGCACCTGCTGCGCGAGCACCGCATCGATGCGCTGGTCACCAAGAACAGTGGCGGGGCGATGACGCGGCCAAAGCTGGATGCCGCCGAGGCGCTGGGGGTCTCGGTGGTGATGGTGCAGCGGCCGCCGCTGCCTGGCGGTGTCGCCACGGTGTCCACCGTCGAGGAAGCGGTCGAATGGGTCAGCGCGATCGGTAGGACCTGATCAGTTCGAGCGTGCCGAGGTCGCGAATGGCCCGGCAGCCGCGCCCGAGCATCGCCAGCATCATCTCGTCGCCCCGCTCGGTCGACGTCGCGAACGCCGTGCCCAGTGCGACCAGCAGCGGCGCCTGCAGCACGCCGAGGCGGTAGTCGCTCCAGCAGGTGTCGAGGTCGTAGCCGGCGACACCGTAACCGACCAACGCTCGGTGGTAGTGCTCGACGAGATCGCCCTCGATCTGCGCCCGGACGCGTGGCTCGAGGCTGGTCGCGGTGAAGTAGGCCAGGTCGCGGGCAGGCAGCCCGATGCCGACGGTCTGCCAGTCCACCACCGTGATCCGCGTGCCCTCCGGGTCGAAGAGCATGTTGTCGAGGCGGTAGTCACCGTGCATCAACGCATACCGGTCCGGCTCGGCCATCAGCCACGGCGTCACCAGTCCCATCGCGTTGATCAGCGTCTCCTGGTCTTCGGTGCCGATCCACGAACCGAGCCGGTCGATGACGATGGTGGCGGCCATCTGGCTGACGTCACCCAGACCCCTGGCTGCCTCGGTGTCACCGGGTTTGGGCATGACGATCGCTGACAACTCCGCCCACCGCGGCTCACACCAGCTGGGGCCGTGCAGGCCGGCCAGCGCCTCTACGGCCAGCCGCGCTTCCTGCGGGGTGCACCCCGCGATCTGGTCGCCCTGCACCGCGGGCGCCATGTCGGCCAGCAACAACACGACGTCGGCGCCGTCGTCGGAGATGTCGCAGTGGAAGCTCGTCGGCACTGGGATGCGCATATGGGCGGCGACCAGCGAGTAGAACTCCACCTCAGACCGGTATCCCAGCGCCACCCGTTCGCGCACGGCATCGTCCTGAGCGGACAGCTTGATCGCGAACGACGACGGCAATCCATTCGGGCCCGTGTACGTCACGGCCAACCGGTACGTCGCACCCGTCTGACCGGTGCCGATCGGTGTGACGTCCACCGACGCGACGTCGGTGCCCAGCACCGAGCCGAGCCAGGCCGGCGTCACGTCTTCAGGGCTGCGTGGAATGGCCGGCACAGAGGTCACGCGTTTCTCCTATGTCGAGTCGCTAGGCGCCGCGAGCGCTCACTGCGGTACGGAACTGAGCCCCGAAACCGTACCGGGTTGAGCGCCGGCGGGTGTTCGTGCGGGCTCATCCGGGGTAGCGGCGCGGGGTGAAGACCCGGTCGCCGTCCTCGCAGTACCACTGCGTCTGCGACGACCCGACGATCAGCAGGCAGCGCATGTCCACGTCGGCGGGGTCCAGGTCGGCCAACCGCACCACCGTCACCTGCTCGCGGGGCCCGGACACGTCGCGGCCGATCACCACCGGTGTGCCCGGGTCGCGGTGTTCGAGCAGCAGGTCACGCATCGCTCCGACCTGCCAGGTGCGGCTCTTCGAAGCCGGGTTGTAGATCGCCAGCACCAGGTCGGCCGCGGCGGCCGCGGTCAGCCGCCCGGCGATCACGTCCCACGGCTTGAGCCGGTCCGACAGGGAGATGACGGCGTAGTCGTGGCCCAGCGGCGCCCCCACTCGGCTGGCCACGGCCTGTGCGGCCGTCATCGCCGGCACCACCCGCACCCGCACCTCCGGCCACTGCTTGGCCTCCTCGAGGACGGCGGTCGCCATCGCGAACACCCCGGGGTCGCCGGAGGACACCACCGCGACCGCCCGGCCCTGCTGGGCCAGCGTGCATGCCAGTCGCGCGCGTTCCGGTTCGTCGGTGTTGTCGCTGGGATGTCTGCGCTGACCGTCCCGGGCGCCGACGCGATCCAGGTAGGGGCCGTAGCCGATCAGGTCGGTGGCCGCGGCCAGTTCGCGGCTGCTCTGCGGCGTCATCCAGTCGGGGTCGCCGGGTCCGAGGCCGACCACCGCGACGCTGCCCGCCACCGGTTCGACGCGGGCCCGTCCCGGCAGCATGGCCAGGGAGAAGTAGGGCACGGAGCCGTCGTCGACCTCGCCTGCGCCCATCACCCGCTGTCGCGGGGTACTGGCCCGCTCGACGTAGAACGTCTCGTCCAAACGGCCGGTCGCCGAAAGAGCTTCGCGCACAGCCGGATACGAGCGGCCGAGCTTGATCATCACGGCGGCGTCGGTGTCGGCGAGCCTGCGCTTGAGCTCCTCGACCGGCAAGGTGGCCGGGAGGATCGTCAGCACCTCGTCGCCCTGGACCAGGGGGGTGGCCACCGCGGCCGAGGCCGCGCTGACCGAGGTCACGCCCGGCACGATCACGGCGTCGAAGCGCTCGGTGAGCCGGGTGTGCATGTGCATGTAGGAGCTGTAGAACAGCGGATCGCCCTCGGCGAGCAGCGCCACATTGCGTCCGGCCTCCAGGTGCGCGGCGATCCGGTCGGCGGCTTCCCGGTAGAAGTCCTCCATCGCGCCCGCGTAGCCGCCGGGGTGATCGGTGGTCTCGGTGGTCACCGGATAGACCAGATGCTCCTCGAGTTGGCCGGGCCGCAGATACGGTTCGGCGATGCCGCGCGCGATGCTCTTGCCGTGCCGGGCGCTGTGATACGCCACGACGTCGGCCTCGCCGATCACCCGGGCCGCTTTCACGGTGACGAGCTCGGGATCGCCGGGCCCCAGCCCGACGCCCCAGAGCGTGCCCCGGCCTGCGCTCATTCTCGTTCCGTCGCCATCGCATTCACCGCCGCGGCGGCCATCGCGCTGCCACCGCGCCTGCCGGTCACCACGAGGTACGACATGCCGCGGGGCCGCTCGATGAGCTCCTGCTTCGACTGCGCCGAGCCGATGAAGCCCACCGGCCCGCCCAGCACCGCCGCCGGGACCGGGGCGCCGTCGTCGATCAACTCGAGCAGCCTGAACAGTGCGGTGGGCGCGTTGCCGATCGCCAGCACGGCGCCGCCGAGCCGGTCGGCCCACAGCTCCACCGCGGCGGCCGACCGGGTGGTGCCGAGCCGCGCCGCGAGGTCGGCGGCGCGGGCGTCGGCGACCAGCGAGACCACCTCGTTGTCCGCAGGCAACCGCGACCGGGTGATGCCCGCGGCCACCATCGACGAGTCGCAAAGCACCGGGGCGCCTGCGGCGAGCGCGCCGTGGGCGCTGGCCACCACGTCGTCGCTGAAGGCGACGTGCCCGGCGACGTCGACCTGCCCGCAGGTGTGGATCAGCCGGACCACCACGCGGGCCACATCGGCCGGGAAGCGCGCCAGATCCGCCTCGTCGCGGATCGTCGCGAACGACTGCCGGTAGATCTCGGCGGCGTCGCGGATGTAGTCGAGCACCCGCTCACCCTACGGGGGTGATATGCGCGGCCGGTATCCGTCTCCGGTGGCCACCAGCACTTCGCCGACCGGCGGACTTCCGCACGCTCGATCGCAGCCCACGAAGTGACGATGCACGGTGGAGGGCTCGTCGAGCATCGCTACGGCGTCGGCGCGGACGTCGGCCGCCGAACGTTCACAACCCGGCCTGCCCGTGCAGGCGCTGACCGACAGCCACGGCGAGTTCTCGTCGAACACCAGCCCCATCGGCGCGAGCACGCGCAGGGCGACATCGGCAACGCCCTCGTCGAGGTCGAAGACCAGCACCGACCGCCAGGGCGTGATCCCCACGGGCGCCTCGATCGCCGCGATGAACTCGGCGGTGCGAGCAGGCAGCACCCCGAGCGGCACCGCGGCGCCCAGCGCCACGCGGCCGTCGTTCTGCTGGATCCAGCCAACGGGCCCTCGGATCACCGGCTCCCAGGTCGCGCCGGCTGGTTCGACGACGTCCAGACCGGTGAGCAGCGGACCGTGGTCGTCGAGTTCGCCGACACGCCAAGCGTTTCCGCGGACGTCGGCGAAGCGACGCGCCACCTCGATGAGGGTGGGGACGGCGGCAGTCGGTGGCAACCGGACGCCGGTGTCGCGACCGGCCAACAGCAGCGCGAACGCATCGCCCATGGCGTGGATCCCGACGTCGGCGCCCAGGCCCGAGATGTCGGCGCGGCCGTCGTCGATGCCAAACAGGAACCGGCCGGGCAGCGCGGCCAAGCCCGGCTCGGCGCGGATGGCTTCGTCGAGATCGGTTATCAGACAACGGATGTCGGCTGCGCCGCCCACACGGCCGGACAGCGGCGAGGCGACGATGTTGCGGACCCGCTCGTGGGACGGCGACGGCAACAAGCCCGCTGCGGCCACCGCGTCGGCGAGGGCGGCCTCGTCGTCGACGATGCCGCGCACCTGGACGTTGCCGCGCGAGGTGAGTTCCAGCGTGCCCGCGCCCCACTCGGTGGCCGCCCCCGCCAGCGCCTGCAGTTGGGAAGCGGTGAGCATGCCGCCCGGCAAGCGCACCCGGGCGAGAGCGCCGTCGGCCGCCCGGTGAACCTGTAGCGCGCCGGGGCAGGCGTCGTGATCGCGCATCCTGGCCACCAGCTCACGGTACGCCGGCTGACCAGGTGCTTCGACAGGACGTCCATGCCGAATGGTGACACGGGTCACAGCGAGGCCGGCGGTGATCCGTGCCACACAAGTTGTCCTTCTTCGGCCGTTTCAGACGTACCGTCCTGCTAACTGCACGCGTGTGCAGTAGGCGAAATTACGGAAGGAACAACGATGTTCGAACTTGTCGTTTTCGGTGTCCTGCTCGTCGTGCTCATCGCCGCGCTGGGGTTGCCCTATCCGCAGAGCACCTACGACCGCTGGAACCGCCACTAGCCGGGACTGGGCCCGCGGTGCCGGCTGGCAGTCGGCGGCGGCTTCCGTCCTCGGCATCGACCTAAGCGGTGCTGATCGACGTCGCACCCGACAATCCGTATGCCTGCCGGATGACCAAGTTGGGAGACCGTCGCTGGAGCGCGCGGGCGACGTCGTCGGCAGGCGGGGAGCCACCGCATATCCCGAGCCGCAGGGTGGTCAGGTCGTGGTCGGCGGCGTCGGCATGCGACAGCTCGCGGTACATCGACGCAACACCGGAGAAGACGGTGCATCGATGACGCGCCAGCTCGTCGAGAACGGTTCCGGCATCGAAGCTCGGTACCAACACCAGCGTGCTTCCGAAGCGCACAGCGGTGTTGAGCACGCTGGAGAGCCCGAACCATTGAAACAACGGCAGCACCGCCATGCCGATGTCCTCTTCGCGCAATCCGAACAGGTCGCCTGCACCCGTGCAGCTGCTGTACAGCTGAAAGTGCGTCAGCGCCGCACCCTTCGGTCCGCCGGTGGTGTCGCTCGTATGGACGATCACCGCCGTGTCGTCGGCATCGGTCGGGGCTATGACGTCGCTGTCACCTGCGAAATACAGCTCGTCGAAATGGTGTGTGCCCGCAGGGAGAGAGGCGTCCACGGGGGCCTTCACCACGTACGTTCCCAGCCCGTCGAGTTCGGTCGCGCCCTGCACAGCCTCCTTCGCCGAAGTCTCGAAGGTGATCAGCAGGCTGGCGTCACAATCGATGAGCTGCGAACAGATCTCCGGTGCGCGCAGGCTCGGATCCAGCGGCACCAGCACCGCGCCGGCCTTGAGGATGCCGAAGTAGGCGAACAGGAAGTGGGGCACATTGGGCAGCTGGACAGCGACCTTGTCGCCCAGCCCCACTCCGAGGGCGCGCAGACTGCTGGCGATTCGGCCGGAGATCTCGTCGACCTGGGCATAGC from Mycobacterium sp. IDR2000157661 harbors:
- the cobM gene encoding precorrin-4 C(11)-methyltransferase, translating into MTVYFIGAGPGAADLITVRGQRLLSRCGVCLYAGSIMPEDLLALCPDNARVVDTGPLTLDQIIDEIAAAHAANHDVARLHSGDPSIYSALAEQCRRLDDLGVDYEIVPGVPAFAAAAAVLGRELTVPGVAQTVTLTRVATLSTAMPPGEDLQTLSRSGGTLVLHLAAAQIEAIVPQLLSGGYLPETPCAVVAFASWPQQQVVRCPLADLAEQTTAAGITRTAVIVVGDVLAAEGFADSYLYSSGRVRRDRH
- a CDS encoding cobalt-precorrin-6A reductase; translated protein: MRILLLGGTSEARAVAQRLHPDVEVVSSLAGRVPDPVLPVGRVRIGGFGGVEGLRRWLLDNPVAAVVDATHPYAATMTAHAATACADVGLPHLVLVRPPWPSGDAIVVGDDSGAAEVVAGQRFSRVFLTTGRSGTAAFTGVDAWFLIRAVTPPDAADLPARHRVVLSRGPYRYDDELHLLREHRIDALVTKNSGGAMTRPKLDAAEALGVSVVMVQRPPLPGGVATVSTVEEAVEWVSAIGRT
- a CDS encoding phosphotransferase family protein; translated protein: MTSVPAIPRSPEDVTPAWLGSVLGTDVASVDVTPIGTGQTGATYRLAVTYTGPNGLPSSFAIKLSAQDDAVRERVALGYRSEVEFYSLVAAHMRIPVPTSFHCDISDDGADVVLLLADMAPAVQGDQIAGCTPQEARLAVEALAGLHGPSWCEPRWAELSAIVMPKPGDTEAARGLGDVSQMAATIVIDRLGSWIGTEDQETLINAMGLVTPWLMAEPDRYALMHGDYRLDNMLFDPEGTRITVVDWQTVGIGLPARDLAYFTATSLEPRVRAQIEGDLVEHYHRALVGYGVAGYDLDTCWSDYRLGVLQAPLLVALGTAFATSTERGDEMMLAMLGRGCRAIRDLGTLELIRSYRSR
- a CDS encoding precorrin-2 C(20)-methyltransferase, producing the protein MSAGRGTLWGVGLGPGDPELVTVKAARVIGEADVVAYHSARHGKSIARGIAEPYLRPGQLEEHLVYPVTTETTDHPGGYAGAMEDFYREAADRIAAHLEAGRNVALLAEGDPLFYSSYMHMHTRLTERFDAVIVPGVTSVSAASAAVATPLVQGDEVLTILPATLPVEELKRRLADTDAAVMIKLGRSYPAVREALSATGRLDETFYVERASTPRQRVMGAGEVDDGSVPYFSLAMLPGRARVEPVAGSVAVVGLGPGDPDWMTPQSSRELAAATDLIGYGPYLDRVGARDGQRRHPSDNTDEPERARLACTLAQQGRAVAVVSSGDPGVFAMATAVLEEAKQWPEVRVRVVPAMTAAQAVASRVGAPLGHDYAVISLSDRLKPWDVIAGRLTAAAAADLVLAIYNPASKSRTWQVGAMRDLLLEHRDPGTPVVIGRDVSGPREQVTVVRLADLDPADVDMRCLLIVGSSQTQWYCEDGDRVFTPRRYPG
- a CDS encoding precorrin-8X methylmutase is translated as MLDYIRDAAEIYRQSFATIRDEADLARFPADVARVVVRLIHTCGQVDVAGHVAFSDDVVASAHGALAAGAPVLCDSSMVAAGITRSRLPADNEVVSLVADARAADLAARLGTTRSAAAVELWADRLGGAVLAIGNAPTALFRLLELIDDGAPVPAAVLGGPVGFIGSAQSKQELIERPRGMSYLVVTGRRGGSAMAAAAVNAMATERE
- the cobG gene encoding precorrin-3B synthase — its product is MARMRDHDACPGALQVHRAADGALARVRLPGGMLTASQLQALAGAATEWGAGTLELTSRGNVQVRGIVDDEAALADAVAAAGLLPSPSHERVRNIVASPLSGRVGGAADIRCLITDLDEAIRAEPGLAALPGRFLFGIDDGRADISGLGADVGIHAMGDAFALLLAGRDTGVRLPPTAAVPTLIEVARRFADVRGNAWRVGELDDHGPLLTGLDVVEPAGATWEPVIRGPVGWIQQNDGRVALGAAVPLGVLPARTAEFIAAIEAPVGITPWRSVLVFDLDEGVADVALRVLAPMGLVFDENSPWLSVSACTGRPGCERSAADVRADAVAMLDEPSTVHRHFVGCDRACGSPPVGEVLVATGDGYRPRISPP
- a CDS encoding class I adenylate-forming enzyme family protein translates to MSFNLATILRQSSAAHPHKPLCHLGEHAFSYAQVDEISGRIASSLRALGVGLGDKVAVQLPNVPHFLFAYFGILKAGAVLVPLDPSLRAPEICSQLIDCDASLLITFETSAKEAVQGATELDGLGTYVVKAPVDASLPAGTHHFDELYFAGDSDVIAPTDADDTAVIVHTSDTTGGPKGAALTHFQLYSSCTGAGDLFGLREEDIGMAVLPLFQWFGLSSVLNTAVRFGSTLVLVPSFDAGTVLDELARHRCTVFSGVASMYRELSHADAADHDLTTLRLGICGGSPPADDVARALQRRSPNLVIRQAYGLSGATSISTA